The Pseudoalteromonas luteoviolacea DNA window TTACCATCTTTATCTTTGGCTTCACCGTCTACATAGGTGTAGTTGGCAGAAATACCGAACCCTTCAAGCAACTCTTGTTGATAGCCAAACTCTAACCCTTGAATTCGTCCTGCGCGACCATTAGAAGGGCGGCTGATCCTGATTGGGGTATTTTCATGTATCTCTAATGCTGGCGTGCTGTCTAAGAATGATTGAATATCTTTATAGAAGAATACCGCCGAGAACAATCCCGCTTCGTTGAAGTACCACTCAATACCTGTATCGAATTGCGTTGCACGAAATGGATCTATATCTGGATTACCACCTGTGCCGGTCTGAGTTTCTACGTTATATGAGGTTGAAGCCGTCATACTAGCGTAGTCTGGACGAGACATCACTCTCGCTGCACTAAAGCGCATTAGTAGGTCATCACTTAAGTCAATGGCCAGGTTAATGCTTGGTAGTACATCAAAGTAGTCTTTGTCTTGTGTGGTCCACGTTTCAAGACCTGTTGCACCCGCAAATGCAGAAGACTCTTGTTTGGTGTGTACAAGTCTTACACCTAAGTTACCACGCATGCCATCTGCATCTATGGTTGTTTTAACATAACCTGCTAGTATCTTTTCTTTGATGTCAAAAGTACTGGCTTTTAACACTCTATAGTTCCAGTCAAGGGCATCACCATCTTGTCGCACTTTATCAGAGTCAGTAATAGCATAAGCTCTTAATGTACCTGACGAACCTAAACCAGATAGGTAATCGCTAGGCATTACAAGTGAGTAATCTGCTAAGCTCCAATTGAGATCAGTACGCGCATCTGTCGTGTTTTTGGTATTAAAGCGGCTATGATCTCGATATTTTAAGCCCATTTTTATTTCGCTGAATACAGCAACATCAATAGGGCGTTTAAAATCAGCTTGGAAATAGCTTTCATCATCTTTTGCATCATTGTTGTCGTAACGCAAAAAGCCGAGGTTCCATTTTGTGCCATCTTTCGGATCAGCACCATAAGACGCTCTGACATCTTCTGTTTGTGACGTATCAAATGAATGTACGTAGTTCCCAACCCAGCCTACAGAGCGGTCAGCTTGTGAACCACCAGAGCCCTCTGTATATCCTAGTTGATAAGTGGATTGCCAAAGTTCGCCCTCGTGCTCAACTTTTAAGTCATACGCTTTGGTTTTAAGCTTTGAGTTTCTGACTTTTGTTTCATTTAGGATATTTGTACCGTCTGGAGATAAGCCCATAGTGCCACCGACAACCATTTTTCCGACCTTATTGTGGTCAATGATTGTGATATCTGTGTATTGAGAATTGCCGCGCTCAGGTAACCAGAGAAAGTTTTGGT harbors:
- a CDS encoding TonB-dependent receptor — encoded protein: MFNNKNKLSLAVSSALMSSTLYFSPYAFAQNDSAVSNQKEVEVIQVRGIRGSVVKSLNTKRYADAIVDAVTAEDIGKFPDQNVAESLQRITGVSLTRNFGEGERVSIRGTSESQNRTLLNGQAVGSTDWWTNSAASRGFNYTMLPSEIVSGLEVYKSPEADIDEGSIGGTIIVRTRKPLDLEANKIAGSLLAQHSEISGETDPQASIMYNFKNDDETFGALVSLIRQERNLRRDGIEAWSWTDRNITMADGTVHEDVYSPGGGGSAMFSQERVRTGITLALQYRPSDATDISFNLLDSTLDADNENQNFLWLPERGNSQYTDITIIDHNKVGKMVVGGTMGLSPDGTNILNETKVRNSKLKTKAYDLKVEHEGELWQSTYQLGYTEGSGGSQADRSVGWVGNYVHSFDTSQTEDVRASYGADPKDGTKWNLGFLRYDNNDAKDDESYFQADFKRPIDVAVFSEIKMGLKYRDHSRFNTKNTTDARTDLNWSLADYSLVMPSDYLSGLGSSGTLRAYAITDSDKVRQDGDALDWNYRVLKASTFDIKEKILAGYVKTTIDADGMRGNLGVRLVHTKQESSAFAGATGLETWTTQDKDYFDVLPSINLAIDLSDDLLMRFSAARVMSRPDYASMTASTSYNVETQTGTGGNPDIDPFRATQFDTGIEWYFNEAGLFSAVFFYKDIQSFLDSTPALEIHENTPIRISRPSNGRAGRIQGLEFGYQQELLEGFGISANYTYVDGEAKDKDGNDVTIPGNSEHTVNLSAYYENDTLSGRISYNHRSGYDSGNDWPGYIDAYGQIDANLTYNINENLAVVLEAINLTDEHTFSYQEEGVEQALTGVYADGRRFVAGIRFNF